From a region of the Salinispira pacifica genome:
- the mraY gene encoding phospho-N-acetylmuramoyl-pentapeptide-transferase — protein sequence MFKEFLYPLVEYFTPFNIFQYITFRSAYAAVTSLLITFLFGHQIIDLLKRRHIGEEIRGDGPKSHVSKTGTPTMGGVMIIFSTSFSVLLWMDPRNLYTWVSQLAILGFGAVGFIDDYIKVYMGKKSGLPSHVKMAGQLLVSTAIMLLLYFNRHEFTTLLYVPMVKNAVLDLGVLFIPFGVFWLVGFTNAVNLTDGLDGLATGLSIMVGLTFGAIAYLTGRVDFSQYLSIPYLAGAEEITILAFAMVGASVGFLWYNSNPAEVFMGDTGSLMLGGTLGVMAIMIKKELLLVIVGGVFVLETLTVIIQVVSYKMRKKRVFLMAPLHHHFELKGWAETKVVQRFWILGGLFAILGLSTLKIQ from the coding sequence GTGTTTAAAGAGTTTTTGTATCCTTTGGTGGAGTACTTCACTCCGTTTAATATTTTTCAGTACATCACGTTCCGCTCCGCATATGCGGCGGTCACCAGTTTGCTGATCACCTTCTTATTCGGGCACCAGATAATCGATCTGCTGAAGAGGCGCCACATCGGTGAGGAGATCAGGGGTGACGGACCCAAATCCCATGTGAGCAAGACCGGAACTCCCACCATGGGAGGAGTGATGATTATTTTTTCAACCTCCTTTTCGGTGCTTTTGTGGATGGACCCCCGCAACCTCTATACCTGGGTCAGTCAGCTGGCCATTCTGGGATTCGGGGCAGTGGGTTTTATTGATGATTACATTAAAGTGTACATGGGCAAAAAGAGCGGGCTTCCCTCCCATGTGAAGATGGCCGGACAGTTGCTGGTAAGTACCGCCATCATGTTATTGCTCTATTTCAACAGGCATGAGTTCACCACTCTGCTGTATGTGCCCATGGTGAAAAATGCGGTGCTGGATCTGGGCGTGCTTTTTATTCCCTTCGGGGTTTTCTGGCTTGTGGGTTTCACCAATGCGGTGAACCTTACCGACGGACTGGACGGTCTGGCAACCGGATTGAGCATCATGGTGGGGCTGACCTTCGGTGCAATTGCGTATCTCACCGGACGGGTGGACTTCTCCCAGTATCTTTCAATTCCGTATCTGGCCGGAGCAGAAGAGATCACCATTCTTGCCTTTGCCATGGTGGGGGCTTCAGTGGGATTCCTCTGGTACAACAGCAACCCCGCGGAGGTGTTCATGGGAGACACCGGCAGTCTCATGCTCGGCGGTACCCTGGGGGTGATGGCCATCATGATTAAAAAAGAGCTGCTGCTGGTGATCGTGGGAGGAGTATTTGTCCTTGAAACCCTCACGGTAATAATTCAGGTGGTCAGTTATAAGATGCGAAAGAAACGGGTTTTTCTCATGGCTCCCCTGCATCACCATTTTGAATTGAAGGGATGGGCGGAGACCAAGGTTGTACAACGGTTCTGGATACTGGGAGGCTTGTTTGCCATTCTGGGATTATCCACGTTGAAAATTCAATAG